The window GCCGACAGCAAGGCGCAGAAGCTTAGCCCGAGCCTGAATACCAGCGGAGGAAACGTCACCCTCTCCGTGCCTGCCCTCGACGGCACCCGCGCCGACCTCACCATCACCGTGCCCGCTGCTGCCCCGGTCATGGTTACCGCCAACCACGGCGACGTCCGCATCACCGCTCTCAAGGCGCCCGTTCAAGTCACCGCCAACCACGGCAACATCGAACTCAGCGCCATCACCGGCCCCATCCTCACCCACATCAACAACAGCGACTCCGACCTCTCCGCCCACAGCGTCACCGGCCCAATCACCGTGCAGGGCCGTGGCCATGACACCACCCTCTCCGACCTCAGCGGCCCCGTCACCATGAGCGGCGACTTCTTCGGCACCACGCATCTCGAGCGCGTCCGCGGCCCCATCAAATTCCATACCAGCCGCACCGATCTCCAATACGCTCGCCTCGACGGAGAGATGGATATCAGTCACTCCGACATTACCGCCAGCGAAGCCGTCGGTCCACTTACCCTCACCGCCGGCAACCGCAACGTCTCGCTCGAGCGCGTCGCCGGAGACGTCTTCGTCACCAATCGCAACGGCTCCGTCGATCTCACCAGTGCGCCGCCCATCGGCAACGTCACCATCGAAAATCGCAACGGCTCCGTCAATCTCAGTCTGCCCGAGCAGGCCAGCTTCAACTACCAGCTTGAGGCCGCCAACGGCGACATCGAGAGCGAATTCTCCGAGATCAAGATCCCTGAGGGCGGTTCAGAGAAGAAGACCATCAGCGGCACCGAAGGCAAAGGTGGTCCGCTCCTGCGTATCTCCACCAGCCAGGGCGACATCTCTCTGAAGAAGGCAAGCATCATGCCCCTTCCTCCCCTGCCGCCCATGCCCCCGAAGATCACGACCCTCCCACCCGAAGCGCGCGAATCGATCGAAGAAGCCAGAAAAGCCGGTCAGGAGGCTGCTCGTGAGGGCAGAGAGGCAGCCGCGGAAGCCAGCCGCGACGCAAAGCAGGCAGCAGCCGAAGCCAGCAGGCAAGCGAAAGAAGCCGCAGCAGAAGCCAAGCGAGCTGCAAAAGACCTCAAGCAACAGGATAAAGATCCCAACGAGTAGTTCAAACAGAGATGGCGCTTTCTCAAACAGAGAAAGCGCCATCGCTCTTTAACCCACGTTCCATCACCAAACTTCAACGCTTTCGAACGATCAACACCTCAGCCGGAGCTTGAATCCCATACGTCTCTGCAAAGCTTCTCTGGTTGATCCCAAGACTTAACCGTCCTCGCGAATCGATATAAGCCAGAGGCTTTCCCACCGCTACATCGCTGAACGTCTTCACAAAGGGCAGATCGTACGTCTTCCCACCAACCTGCACCGGCACCGTATCTCCAAGCCGATACCCGAGCTGCGCAAAGGTCTCCGCCGGCACATTCAACACAAGATTTCCAAACGGCCCATCCGTCCCAATCACCTCGCCGTGTAATCCCGCATCATTCACCACCGCCGTGTGAATATCCAGCCTCACCAGCTTCGCCACATCGACGACAGGGCCTGCAGTCGTCCAGTCATCACCGCGCGCAAGGTGAGCCCCAGCCGGAGAAAAGATATCCCGTCCATGAAAAGTGGAAGACATCTTCGCCCCAATCATCCACTCCGGATTCGTAATCTCTCGCACCGCCTCGATTCCGTCGCGATCCTGCACCAGCGTCAACAATCCGTTATCCGGCAGCACAAAAAA is drawn from Edaphobacter lichenicola and contains these coding sequences:
- a CDS encoding DUF4097 family beta strand repeat-containing protein, translating into MGSYPPPPYPPPPGPPYGGDWKYQRRILKEQARAQRDVARAQRDAYRYQARSLRRSSILGPLLLITIGILFLLVQTGRLAAHNLWDWYGRFWPLLLVGAGIIMLLEWAYDQYMQSDSAQPRYRRRLGGGVFTLLLLLGLTGILFSSVRNGGHSNIIDGLNINQDNLDEFLGDKHESDQTLSETFPAGAGFSVDNPRGDVTISGTSDDNQIHVAVHKEVYTRSDSEADSKAQKLSPSLNTSGGNVTLSVPALDGTRADLTITVPAAAPVMVTANHGDVRITALKAPVQVTANHGNIELSAITGPILTHINNSDSDLSAHSVTGPITVQGRGHDTTLSDLSGPVTMSGDFFGTTHLERVRGPIKFHTSRTDLQYARLDGEMDISHSDITASEAVGPLTLTAGNRNVSLERVAGDVFVTNRNGSVDLTSAPPIGNVTIENRNGSVNLSLPEQASFNYQLEAANGDIESEFSEIKIPEGGSEKKTISGTEGKGGPLLRISTSQGDISLKKASIMPLPPLPPMPPKITTLPPEARESIEEARKAGQEAAREGREAAAEASRDAKQAAAEASRQAKEAAAEAKRAAKDLKQQDKDPNE
- a CDS encoding SAM hydrolase/SAM-dependent halogenase family protein, which translates into the protein MIRLVSFRKFCAVLALSGSLALPFVGVAVGQTSGTSPQERKTLRTIGFMTDFDVKDDAVGICKAVMNGVAPGVEVIDITHQATPYNIAEGARFLAGSAPYFEKDAVFVVVIDPGVGSTRRAIIARSKKGQFFVLPDNGLLTLVQDRDGIEAVREITNPEWMIGAKMSSTFHGRDIFSPAGAHLARGDDWTTAGPVVDVAKLVRLDIHTAVVNDAGLHGEVIGTDGPFGNLVLNVPAETFAQLGYRLGDTVPVQVGGKTYDLPFVKTFSDVAVGKPLAYIDSRGRLSLGINQRSFAETYGIQAPAEVLIVRKR